In Gimesia benthica, a single window of DNA contains:
- a CDS encoding DUF1883 domain-containing protein produces the protein MNYLHSEAQIGADNCFVVSISGQANVILLDDCNYHNYKSGRSYNYRGGLAKRSPIRLSPPYFGNWHVIIDLGGYSGSVNASIEVF, from the coding sequence ATGAATTACTTACATTCAGAAGCTCAGATCGGGGCGGATAACTGTTTTGTAGTCTCAATTTCTGGCCAAGCAAATGTGATTCTGCTCGACGATTGCAACTACCACAATTACAAATCCGGGCGATCATACAACTACCGAGGTGGACTGGCAAAACGATCGCCAATTCGATTGTCGCCACCATATTTTGGCAACTGGCACGTTATTATCGACTTAGGTGGATATTCTGGTAGCGTAAATGCAAGTATAGAAGTTTTTTGA
- a CDS encoding YfaP family protein — translation MKNGRTDKEPPASGLLTASRLVTASPSNENFSGNNEEINKRVEREGGKTGEVQISLIWNNRNDLDLHVLCPSGERISFDHRRSADGGELDVDMNVRGESTRPVENIFWPPKGMQNGIYRVFVHHYSRHGSPDPTRFTVRIIEDGKSRQFSGTLSTGEPAMQIDKLSR, via the coding sequence ATGAAAAATGGAAGGACTGACAAAGAACCACCTGCATCTGGCCTGCTCACCGCCAGTCGACTGGTGACAGCCAGCCCCAGTAATGAGAATTTCTCAGGGAATAACGAGGAAATCAATAAGCGAGTTGAACGCGAGGGAGGGAAAACCGGTGAAGTTCAGATCTCTCTGATCTGGAATAACAGAAATGATCTGGATTTGCATGTGTTATGCCCCTCTGGTGAACGGATTTCATTCGACCACAGGCGATCTGCTGATGGGGGCGAACTGGATGTTGACATGAATGTCAGAGGCGAATCAACTCGTCCGGTCGAAAACATTTTCTGGCCTCCCAAAGGTATGCAGAATGGAATCTATCGTGTCTTTGTCCATCATTACAGTCGACACGGATCCCCCGATCCAACCAGGTTTACTGTCAGGATCATTGAGGATGGGAAAAGCAGACAGTTTTCAGGAACCCTCAGTACAGGAGAGCCTGCCATGCAGATTGATAAATTATCTCGTTAA
- a CDS encoding DUF4339 domain-containing protein — protein sequence MTGWYFKSDETECGPYSLDELIYLKNKGQITPGSLVKNEHQSGWVRAESVRELFSKERLTHSRIELATLIKPNAVKEESDISSEIVDFIDETPDKTNLPPLPAEHRNRSQKNVIFSVLAGGLLLLLLLLLILFYGKTQPSRRQLPDQHPHKARERECQANKAQKERQGPVILCRHLQNRKRAETVW from the coding sequence ATGACCGGCTGGTACTTTAAATCCGATGAAACAGAATGTGGTCCTTATTCATTGGATGAATTGATCTACCTGAAAAACAAGGGACAGATCACCCCAGGCTCGCTGGTAAAAAACGAGCATCAGAGCGGCTGGGTCCGAGCAGAGTCTGTTCGTGAACTGTTTTCAAAAGAACGATTGACGCATTCCAGAATTGAGCTTGCCACTTTAATTAAACCGAACGCTGTCAAAGAGGAATCAGACATCAGTTCTGAAATCGTTGATTTCATTGATGAAACGCCGGACAAAACAAATCTTCCCCCTCTGCCGGCGGAACATCGCAATCGAAGTCAGAAGAATGTCATTTTCAGCGTGCTGGCGGGGGGACTTCTGCTGCTGTTACTATTGCTGCTGATACTTTTTTATGGAAAGACCCAACCCAGCCGGAGACAGTTGCCAGATCAACATCCTCACAAAGCCAGGGAACGGGAATGTCAGGCGAACAAGGCCCAAAAGGAAAGACAGGGACCGGTGATACTTTGCCGTCATCTACAGAATCGAAAGCGAGCGGAGACAGTGTGGTAG
- a CDS encoding MotA/TolQ/ExbB proton channel family protein, which yields MAITTEVPLSWSRQDIEQRFAFKGGRYTRVNTLLSILLGVILTVVFYALLIPLEGTFFAEMFTRRGFIPYLICFFSFWSLSILFIKYRKLSFQKKSLAYIVVPSDTSFVLSSTTVDTVIDNIYECVDDPRHFVLFNRIIIALSNLRNLGRVTDVDEILRSQAVHDESSMETSYALLSGFIWAIPVLGFIGTVLGLSQAIGGFGKVLQTSEELSQIKTSLQGVTGGLATAFETTLQALIAALFIQLILTFLKKSEEEFLDSCSEYCITNIVNKLRIMPFETQNDN from the coding sequence TTGGCTATTACCACTGAAGTTCCTCTTTCCTGGTCACGTCAGGATATAGAACAGCGTTTCGCTTTCAAAGGAGGAAGATACACACGTGTCAATACGTTACTCTCTATTCTGTTGGGAGTAATTTTGACAGTCGTTTTCTACGCGCTGCTCATTCCTCTGGAAGGAACGTTTTTCGCAGAAATGTTTACTAGGCGTGGTTTCATTCCGTACCTGATCTGTTTTTTTTCATTCTGGTCACTATCGATTTTGTTTATTAAGTACCGGAAGCTCTCCTTTCAAAAGAAAAGTCTGGCTTATATTGTCGTTCCCTCTGATACGAGTTTTGTGTTGTCATCAACCACAGTGGATACTGTAATTGATAATATTTATGAATGTGTTGATGATCCGAGGCATTTTGTACTTTTCAATCGGATCATAATCGCTCTCTCTAATTTGAGAAACCTGGGACGAGTTACTGACGTTGACGAAATTCTACGTTCGCAGGCGGTACACGATGAATCTTCAATGGAAACCAGTTACGCTCTTTTGAGCGGTTTTATCTGGGCTATTCCGGTTTTAGGATTTATTGGAACGGTACTTGGACTATCTCAAGCAATTGGCGGATTCGGAAAAGTTCTTCAGACCAGTGAAGAACTAAGTCAGATCAAGACTTCACTACAAGGGGTAACGGGAGGACTGGCGACTGCTTTCGAGACGACTTTACAGGCACTGATCGCAGCACTCTTCATTCAACTGATACTTACCTTCCTGAAAAAATCAGAGGAGGAATTTCTCGATTCCTGTTCTGAATACTGTATTACGAACATAGTCAATAAACTTCGCATCATGCCCTTTGAAACTCAGAATGACAATTGA
- a CDS encoding GYF domain-containing protein yields MSDQFFIRIRGNVKGPLTAEQIRVQANRGRFGRHNEISEDGINWTRASSRPDLFPASVQPKVRKKQETETVLEFQAEDELTESPSKNDSYELVEAPDTDQKNWYYSQDSERQGPVSFSKLQSLASSGALKPNDYVCQEGMDEWELGSEIPGLFATPKSEVIPVVNAVEVNNTRQSEFTRTAPMAVASLVLGLVGFNVLFLLGSILAVIFGHVALKQIKQAGGGLSGRGMAMAGLMLGYGVIFVCLIVIIILFVLMLIGVIAASS; encoded by the coding sequence TTGTCAGATCAATTTTTCATACGAATTCGTGGAAATGTAAAAGGGCCACTCACTGCTGAGCAGATCAGGGTTCAAGCGAATCGTGGTCGTTTTGGACGACACAATGAAATATCCGAAGATGGTATCAACTGGACTCGCGCCTCTTCACGTCCTGACTTGTTTCCAGCTTCAGTGCAGCCCAAAGTCCGTAAGAAGCAGGAAACAGAAACAGTCTTAGAATTTCAGGCAGAAGACGAACTAACAGAATCTCCTAGCAAGAATGATTCATATGAGTTAGTGGAAGCACCAGATACCGATCAGAAAAACTGGTATTATTCACAGGATTCAGAACGTCAGGGACCAGTTTCATTTTCAAAGCTTCAGTCATTGGCCTCATCCGGTGCCCTGAAACCGAACGATTATGTATGCCAGGAAGGAATGGATGAGTGGGAATTAGGCAGTGAAATTCCTGGTTTATTTGCAACGCCGAAATCTGAAGTTATTCCAGTTGTAAATGCTGTAGAGGTGAATAATACCCGGCAGTCTGAATTTACGAGAACAGCCCCAATGGCCGTCGCCAGTCTGGTTCTGGGGCTGGTCGGTTTCAATGTTTTGTTTTTGTTAGGGAGCATTCTGGCTGTCATTTTTGGTCATGTCGCTCTCAAGCAGATTAAACAGGCTGGAGGAGGACTCAGCGGTCGTGGTATGGCAATGGCAGGCCTGATGCTGGGATATGGAGTTATTTTCGTTTGTTTGATCGTAATTATTATTCTATTCGTGTTAATGCTAATCGGCGTCATCGCGGCGAGTTCGTAG
- a CDS encoding GAP1-N2 domain-containing protein, with product MSQEIVYTSAPQGLKPSSRGFCTVIATQGMARNLTERLESLSGYRHAFAVHDENSHLNPVNYSHLKVTVGGQEYSVLSRICDAGQDYTGRTNKLAHHVALTRSERPPAGPAYQLQKPGFCVEEWDSQTRYTEMNCHHLSGDHPPLTQCTSWSRWCDAGWAGVLAQSVLEGKNQTQTIIFPVEAGSSTLALVAEALQLLSEKKRWEVTFSTYFTKLPAGVDCQWRFVLDGTLEADAARRNPRMQVIDLCADLGTAPEGTLVEAARTGQLPQQQNTETVIEFREAALIPPQEIVQQDSTEEFPDISESIPPVPPPIEKTRRASGPPPLEKHFQKPKKRGRKLLIGAGVVLLLLLSAGAGYLFMPEQSQDPETVAHTPKTAPRLKNKEALEVMEQARQKQAPKLILPEKEVKTTEVVIFDHSPLEAEKPKVSTSPIIVKQPLEDVRKKHHRVLPLPSNDHSLNSSSDPFELTKVFVKERQGCHLQILGSEIVLGDGSKFILEPISDKVRQWNVIKKSGSGFGQKVVGKFQLINNSLSFVWGKEPPEKWQYLKYCLLKITAGGDSVLCRLSKPITLNPKPLKLSFNSKKEKFKFPPEARPFPPSEYLQLLVSIKGISQKRLAGFNKFGVPAPTPLKLNGEYRASIFDPTAEGDSEKFLDLIVSLENIDSNTESGISIQAEAFGKELDSNHKEKQWHEITSLEHIDRKIDDCKKGITSSLSFLSKIEKEIAAQQDKVQEGQSIISKIESDSSLPKQDQQAFNYIKTFHIDYLNFFGLTSIKDAKNIQKNNESSLKKLDNKKNIYGMRKEFSEKNLSWCNKMLELFDQLEKNVTINYELFIEIEGEKVVIIKTSPGNKKQ from the coding sequence ATGAGTCAGGAGATCGTCTACACATCCGCCCCTCAAGGCTTGAAGCCTAGCAGCCGTGGCTTCTGTACCGTGATCGCTACTCAGGGAATGGCCCGGAACCTGACCGAACGCCTGGAATCCCTGAGCGGCTACCGCCACGCATTTGCGGTACACGACGAAAACTCGCATCTGAATCCGGTAAACTACTCCCATCTGAAGGTCACGGTCGGCGGTCAGGAATATTCGGTTTTATCCCGTATCTGTGATGCCGGTCAGGACTACACAGGGCGTACCAACAAGCTGGCCCACCATGTGGCTTTGACGCGTTCTGAACGTCCCCCCGCAGGCCCTGCTTACCAGTTGCAGAAGCCTGGTTTCTGTGTCGAAGAATGGGATTCTCAAACCCGTTATACTGAAATGAACTGCCATCATTTAAGCGGCGACCACCCTCCGCTAACCCAATGCACCAGCTGGTCGCGCTGGTGCGATGCGGGCTGGGCAGGTGTTCTGGCACAATCCGTGTTGGAAGGAAAGAATCAGACACAGACAATAATCTTTCCTGTCGAGGCTGGTAGCAGCACGCTTGCACTGGTCGCCGAGGCCTTACAGCTGTTATCGGAAAAGAAACGCTGGGAAGTCACCTTCAGCACCTATTTCACAAAGCTGCCCGCGGGCGTGGATTGTCAGTGGCGTTTTGTGCTGGATGGTACACTGGAAGCAGACGCCGCCCGGCGTAATCCACGGATGCAGGTAATTGACCTCTGTGCTGATCTGGGAACTGCTCCGGAAGGAACACTGGTTGAAGCGGCAAGGACGGGGCAACTTCCCCAGCAGCAGAATACAGAGACTGTGATCGAATTTCGTGAAGCGGCACTGATTCCACCTCAAGAAATTGTACAGCAGGATTCTACTGAAGAGTTTCCCGATATCTCCGAATCGATTCCTCCTGTGCCACCTCCTATTGAGAAGACGCGGAGAGCTTCCGGTCCTCCCCCTCTGGAGAAACATTTCCAGAAGCCGAAAAAAAGGGGGCGTAAGTTGCTGATTGGTGCGGGAGTCGTTTTGCTCCTGCTGTTGAGCGCGGGAGCCGGTTACCTGTTTATGCCAGAACAGAGCCAGGATCCGGAAACGGTTGCCCATACACCGAAGACAGCACCGAGGTTAAAGAATAAAGAAGCCCTGGAGGTCATGGAGCAAGCCCGGCAGAAGCAGGCTCCAAAACTGATTCTTCCTGAAAAAGAGGTTAAAACAACCGAAGTTGTCATCTTTGACCATTCCCCTCTTGAAGCCGAAAAACCTAAAGTGAGCACATCACCAATAATAGTGAAACAACCGCTGGAAGATGTTCGTAAGAAACATCACCGGGTGCTTCCTTTGCCCTCCAATGACCATAGTTTGAATAGCAGCAGTGATCCGTTCGAGCTCACTAAGGTCTTTGTTAAAGAGAGACAGGGTTGTCATTTGCAGATTCTAGGAAGTGAGATCGTACTAGGGGATGGCAGTAAATTTATACTGGAACCGATCTCAGATAAAGTAAGGCAATGGAACGTGATCAAAAAGTCTGGGAGTGGTTTCGGTCAGAAAGTGGTGGGAAAATTTCAGTTAATCAACAACTCACTTAGCTTCGTTTGGGGGAAAGAACCTCCTGAAAAATGGCAATATTTGAAATATTGTCTGCTAAAAATCACCGCTGGTGGCGATTCTGTGCTCTGTCGTCTATCGAAACCAATCACCCTCAACCCCAAGCCGTTAAAACTTAGCTTTAACTCCAAAAAGGAGAAATTTAAGTTTCCGCCAGAAGCCAGACCTTTCCCCCCTTCTGAATATCTACAGCTTCTTGTATCCATTAAGGGAATATCCCAAAAACGCTTAGCTGGGTTCAATAAATTCGGTGTTCCAGCACCAACTCCCCTAAAACTAAATGGTGAGTACCGGGCTAGCATCTTCGACCCTACGGCTGAAGGGGACTCTGAAAAGTTTCTTGACCTGATCGTTAGCTTAGAAAATATCGACAGCAACACAGAGAGCGGAATTTCTATTCAGGCAGAAGCATTTGGCAAAGAACTTGATAGCAATCACAAAGAAAAACAATGGCATGAAATCACTTCTTTGGAGCATATTGATCGTAAAATAGATGATTGCAAAAAAGGAATCACTTCAAGTCTATCGTTTCTTTCCAAGATAGAGAAAGAGATAGCTGCTCAACAAGATAAAGTACAAGAGGGCCAGAGCATTATCAGTAAGATTGAAAGTGACTCCAGTCTACCTAAGCAAGATCAGCAAGCTTTTAATTATATTAAAACATTTCATATCGACTATCTGAATTTCTTTGGGTTAACAAGTATTAAGGATGCTAAGAATATACAAAAAAACAATGAGAGTTCACTAAAGAAGCTTGATAACAAAAAAAACATATATGGTATGAGAAAAGAATTCTCTGAAAAGAACCTGTCATGGTGCAACAAAATGCTGGAACTCTTCGACCAGTTAGAGAAGAACGTGACCATCAATTACGAACTGTTTATCGAAATCGAAGGCGAGAAGGTGGTGATTATCAAAACCAGCCCCGGTAACAAGAAACAGTAG